CATCGACGACGAGGAGTCGACGCTCGAAGGTCAGTGGCACCAATCCGAGGCGGGGTGGATGCTCAGTGTCTACCGTGTCACGAACCATACGGACCTCCTCCAACTGCGGACCCCTGTCGGCAGAGAGCGGTTCTACGGCGTCACCCAAACGGAATTCGAGTCGGCGCTCTCGACGCTCGAAGCGGCCGACCACTGGCAGTAGGCCGACTGAGGTCGGCCGCTGAGTCGACTCGTGGGGCCGAGTAGTAGTCCCAACCGATACTTTAAGCGGGAGTACCGATAGAAGCAGGCAATGGCTGCGCTTCCGTTCGAAATCCTGCTGGGCATCTATCTCGGTGTTCTCACAGGGATCATCCCGGCGCTGATCGCTGGCGTTCTCGGCTTCATCTTCAAGTATTTCACGGACGTCTCGATTCCCGGACTCGGTGTCGTCGTGCTCGCACTCGGGATAGCGGGCGTCAACGGCGGGCTGATGGCGCTCAACGACGAGAACATCCGCACCTCCGAAAACGCCGTCGCACTGCTGACCGCGATTATCGTCGTCCTCATGTTGGCGCTATATGCCCACTCGCAGGGCGACAAACTCGGCGCATCGGTCCCCAAACGGATCTCGCTCCGCAAGCTTCGGGACCGGACGCTCAACACGGACGTCATCGAGTTGGTTGGCGGGCGGAATCAGGTCCGTGTCACCGTTTCCGGCGAGGTGACCGATGTCGAGGGCTACCCACCGCTGACCGCTGAACTGCGAGGGGAGATCAAAGACGGCCACTGGACGTTTCCGGCGGATATTCCGGTCGGCGAGCTCGAAACCCGGTTTGCAGACCGCCTGCAGTCGGAGCTTGATCTCGCAGCCGTGACCGTCTCGATTGACGAGCGTGCACGCGCGAACGTGGGCGCAGCCCCACCGATTGGGAGTACCTCGAAACGCGTTCCCGACGGCAAACGTGCCGTCTCGCTGTCCGCGCTGGTTCCCAGCGGGATGACACGCGGCGAGTCCGTCCGACTGGTCACACCCTCCGAAACGGTTACTGGAACCCTGATTGCGGCTCGTTCGGGCGACAAACCGGCGGATAAACCGTCGACATCAGCTGATCCTACCGTCGCAACCGACGGCGGCGAAACGGAGCCGATGGTGCCGAAACCACCCACTGCCTCGACGACGACCGGTGGCGAGGGTCGGGTTACAGTGGTCGTCGACCGGTCGGTGGCCAAAACCCTCCTCGAAGCGGGTGAGCTACAGGTGGTCGTCCTCTCGCGGGGAACCCGCCGGGAGTTCGAACTCGTCTCGTTGCTCCGGCGGTCCGGTATTCGCTTCCAGAAACTGACGGTTAAACC
This sequence is a window from Halohasta litchfieldiae. Protein-coding genes within it:
- a CDS encoding potassium channel family protein, which codes for MAALPFEILLGIYLGVLTGIIPALIAGVLGFIFKYFTDVSIPGLGVVVLALGIAGVNGGLMALNDENIRTSENAVALLTAIIVVLMLALYAHSQGDKLGASVPKRISLRKLRDRTLNTDVIELVGGRNQVRVTVSGEVTDVEGYPPLTAELRGEIKDGHWTFPADIPVGELETRFADRLQSELDLAAVTVSIDERARANVGAAPPIGSTSKRVPDGKRAVSLSALVPSGMTRGESVRLVTPSETVTGTLIAARSGDKPADKPSTSADPTVATDGGETEPMVPKPPTASTTTGGEGRVTVVVDRSVAKTLLEAGELQVVVLSRGTRREFELVSLLRRSGIRFQKLTVKPTGPLDGHTIGEVSVRDTYNVLIIAAKHEQWQVAPRGSQILSAGDSLYVIGSREALASFEEVAV